One genomic window of Ammospiza nelsoni isolate bAmmNel1 chromosome 4, bAmmNel1.pri, whole genome shotgun sequence includes the following:
- the CENPU gene encoding centromere protein U has product MSSKKKIKKNRTSYKPEEHKANSNLRVKSLPLEEPDVSRILKVADTNQLDELDDSFDHPLHSTAVDAYGEEQSQNEALGHVSAPQRQNTGTRKKRRHSKPFSGDAQEFNTADAGEEPLKETVKTLNTKFQEEKEQPSEENTSDPSVDNPHSVQVWCPKELKRSPRDITELDVVLAEVEKIAANYRQSIESNICRKAISDFSSAFKDQITELIAGVQELKNMKKKNAKAITNIKKKRQQLVQVREKLIGAEPQLTQLQREFAELQERKSSLRQTIELITDLKELQQDCLDYREENPQKKVVYGTSSLPALLVESRRILGAERHFKSINMKLEEALAAQKEQKSKKN; this is encoded by the exons ATGTcctcaaagaagaaaataaagaagaatcGTACCAGCTATAAGCCAGAG GAGCACAAAGCCAACTCAAATCTTCGCGTGAAATCTCTTCCACTTGAGGAACCAGATGTCTCAAGAATATTGAAGGTAGCAGACACAAACCAACTTGATGAGCTTGATGATTCCTTTG ATCACCCTTTGCACAGTACTGCTGTGGATGCTTATGGAGAGGAACAGTCACAAAACGAGGCACTCGGTCATGTCTCAGCACCACAAAGGCAAAATACAGGCACACG taaAAAACGGCGTCACTCAAAGCCCTTCAGTGGTGATGCTCAGGAATTCAACACAGCTGATGCTGGAGAGGAACCCCTTAAGGAGACTGTG AAAACTCTGAATACCAAAttccaggaagaaaaggagcagCCTTCAGAGGAGAACACATCAGATCCTTCTG TGGATAACCCACATTCTGTACAGGTTTGGTGTCCCAAAGAGCTGAAGAGATCTCCTAGAGATATTACAGAACTGGATGTTGTTCTGGCTGAAGTTGAGAAGATAGCAGCAAATTACAG ACAAAGCATAGAATCAAACATTTGCAGAAAGGCTATCAGTgacttttcttctgctttcaaGGATCAAATCACTGAACTT ATAGCAGGAGTCCAGGAATTAAAGaatatgaagaagaaaaatgctaaG GCAATAACCAAcatcaaaaagaaaaggcagcaaCTGGTGCAAGTCAGAGAAAAGCTAATTGG AGCTGAACCGCAACTGACGCAACTACAAAGAGAATTTGCTGAGTTACAGGAAAGGAAATCTTCCTTGAGGCAAACAATTGAATTAATTACTGATTTAAAGGAGCTACAGCAAGACTGTTTGGATTATAGagaagaaaacccccaaaaaaaagtGGTA TATGGAacttccagcctccctgctcttCTGGTGGAGTCTCGGAGAATTCTAGGAGCAGAAAGGCACTTTAAGAGTATCAATATGAAACTTGAAGAGGCTCTGGCTGcacaaaaagagcagaaatcaaagaaaaattaa